One window from the genome of Candidatus Synechococcus calcipolaris G9 encodes:
- a CDS encoding site-specific integrase: MEISSRINQANGRLKLGKIRLKIEKAGHRLCLRGTLPPKPGSTQTKNHQQRLYLGLPANPNGISEAEKLARKISALLDCKEFDWQDWLKPDQQDSNTVGYWIERLETDYFTTKARTLTTQKTFNHDYKERLLKLSQDAVLTSDLLKSHALKIPPDSHARLKFCMAATALAKVAGLDVDLKAYRGNYSAAKVKHRDVPDDDLIQRVFFQITNPQWRWVYAVIATYGLRPHEAFRLIEFLGVIAQVGGNTKTGYRKVWPCYPEWFDLFDCGNVNPPAVNLERENSVIGASVSRWFARAGIPFLPYDLRHAWAIRTLEFGLDITLAAQQMGHSVQIHSTTYHQWISDRTHQRAYETLMLRPDRPRPPHA, encoded by the coding sequence ATGGAAATTTCTAGTCGCATTAACCAAGCCAACGGCCGCCTAAAATTGGGCAAAATTAGGCTAAAAATCGAGAAAGCGGGCCATCGGCTTTGTTTAAGGGGCACGTTACCGCCTAAACCAGGTTCAACTCAGACCAAAAATCATCAGCAACGACTCTACTTAGGACTGCCGGCAAACCCCAATGGCATTAGTGAAGCTGAAAAGCTGGCCCGAAAGATCAGTGCATTACTGGACTGCAAAGAATTTGACTGGCAGGACTGGCTGAAACCGGATCAGCAAGACAGTAACACCGTGGGGTACTGGATAGAGCGACTAGAAACTGACTACTTCACTACCAAGGCTAGAACACTAACCACCCAAAAAACGTTTAACCACGACTACAAAGAACGACTGCTTAAACTGTCCCAGGATGCAGTATTGACCTCAGACTTACTCAAAAGCCATGCCCTCAAGATTCCTCCAGATAGCCACGCCAGATTGAAGTTTTGCATGGCCGCCACTGCCTTAGCCAAGGTTGCAGGCCTGGATGTTGACCTGAAGGCCTACCGGGGCAATTACTCAGCAGCCAAGGTTAAGCACCGAGATGTGCCAGACGATGACTTGATCCAGCGAGTTTTTTTCCAGATCACAAATCCCCAATGGCGATGGGTCTATGCAGTTATTGCAACGTATGGACTCAGGCCCCATGAAGCATTTAGGCTCATTGAGTTTCTAGGGGTGATCGCCCAGGTGGGGGGAAACACCAAAACAGGCTATCGAAAGGTTTGGCCATGTTATCCAGAATGGTTTGATCTATTTGATTGTGGCAACGTAAACCCGCCAGCGGTGAATCTGGAACGGGAAAACTCGGTGATTGGAGCCAGTGTAAGTCGCTGGTTTGCTCGGGCCGGTATTCCCTTCTTGCCCTACGATTTACGCCACGCCTGGGCAATTCGCACCTTGGAATTTGGGCTAGACATCACCTTGGCTGCTCAACAAATGGGCCACTCAGTACAGATCCACTCAACCACCTATCACCAATGGATTAGCGATCGCACTCATCAGAGAGCTTACGAAACACTCATGCTTAGACCAGATAGGCCCAGGCCACCCCACGCCTAA
- the groL gene encoding chaperonin GroEL (60 kDa chaperone family; promotes refolding of misfolded polypeptides especially under stressful conditions; forms two stacked rings of heptamers to form a barrel-shaped 14mer; ends can be capped by GroES; misfolded proteins enter the barrel where they are refolded when GroES binds), protein MAKQVIFHEESRRSLERGINALADAIKITIGPKGRNVVLEKQYGAPQIINDGVTIAKEIELEDALENTGAQLMREVASKTNDVVGDGTTTATILAQSLIREGLRNVAAGSNPVALRRGIDKAIAAIVKEIANVAKPVEGSMIAQVATVSSGNDEEVGAMIAKAMDKVGKDGVITVEESKSLSTEMDIVEGMQFDRGYISPYFVTDAERMLAEFNEAYLLIADKKISSIQDLIPTLEQVARSGRPLVIIAEDLEGEALATLVVNKLRGVLNAVAVKAPAFGDRRKAMLQDIAILTGGQVISEEIGLSLNDVELTMLGEATKVTISKDTTTILSDNSNQGDVAKRVEQLRQQLEATDSDYDKEKIQERIAKLAGGVAVIKVGAATETELKDRKLRIEDALNATKAAVAEGIVPGGGVTLLHLTSTVEKLMPSLPTEEQLGAKIVIKALEAPLAQIAANAGAEGSVVVENVRSANFSMGYNATTGQYEDLIAAGIIDPAKVVRSALQNAGSIAGLVLTTEALVVEIPEPESSPPGGGAGMGGMGGMGGMGGMGGMGMM, encoded by the coding sequence ATGGCAAAACAGGTCATTTTTCATGAAGAATCTCGCCGCTCTCTGGAACGGGGAATTAATGCGTTAGCCGATGCTATTAAGATCACCATTGGGCCGAAAGGGCGCAATGTCGTTTTAGAGAAGCAGTACGGTGCCCCCCAAATTATTAACGACGGGGTAACGATCGCCAAAGAAATCGAACTCGAAGATGCCCTAGAAAATACCGGTGCCCAACTGATGCGGGAAGTGGCATCCAAAACCAATGATGTGGTGGGTGATGGCACGACAACCGCCACCATTTTGGCCCAATCCCTGATCCGGGAAGGTCTACGGAATGTGGCCGCCGGATCCAATCCCGTTGCTCTCCGGCGGGGTATTGATAAGGCGATCGCAGCGATCGTGAAAGAGATTGCCAATGTCGCCAAGCCCGTTGAAGGTTCCATGATTGCCCAAGTGGCCACCGTCTCCTCCGGGAATGATGAGGAAGTCGGGGCAATGATTGCTAAGGCCATGGACAAGGTGGGCAAGGATGGCGTAATCACCGTAGAAGAGTCCAAGTCCCTGAGTACGGAAATGGACATTGTCGAGGGGATGCAGTTTGATCGCGGCTACATTTCCCCCTATTTTGTCACCGATGCGGAACGGATGTTGGCGGAATTTAATGAGGCCTATCTGCTGATTGCCGATAAAAAAATTAGCAGTATCCAGGATCTGATTCCCACCCTAGAGCAGGTGGCCCGCAGTGGTCGTCCTCTGGTGATTATTGCCGAGGATTTGGAAGGCGAGGCCCTGGCAACCCTGGTCGTGAATAAACTTCGAGGGGTCTTAAATGCTGTTGCGGTGAAGGCTCCAGCCTTTGGCGATCGCCGCAAAGCCATGCTCCAAGACATTGCGATTTTGACCGGTGGCCAAGTCATTTCTGAGGAAATCGGCCTCAGCCTTAATGACGTGGAGCTAACCATGCTAGGGGAAGCCACCAAAGTCACCATTAGCAAGGATACGACTACCATCCTCTCCGATAACAGCAATCAAGGGGATGTGGCTAAGCGCGTGGAGCAATTGCGGCAGCAACTAGAGGCTACGGACTCTGACTACGACAAGGAAAAAATCCAGGAGCGGATCGCCAAACTAGCCGGAGGCGTGGCCGTGATCAAAGTGGGGGCAGCCACGGAAACCGAACTCAAGGATCGGAAACTGCGGATTGAAGATGCCCTCAATGCCACCAAAGCTGCGGTGGCGGAAGGCATTGTCCCAGGGGGTGGAGTTACCCTACTACATCTGACCAGTACCGTGGAAAAACTCATGCCTAGTTTGCCAACGGAAGAACAACTCGGGGCAAAAATCGTCATAAAAGCCCTAGAAGCTCCCTTAGCGCAAATTGCCGCCAATGCCGGTGCTGAAGGCTCCGTGGTTGTAGAAAACGTGCGATCGGCTAATTTCAGCATGGGCTACAATGCCACCACGGGTCAGTACGAAGATCTGATTGCCGCCGGGATCATCGATCCAGCTAAGGTGGTGCGTTCGGCCCTGCAAAATGCGGGTTCCATTGCCGGATTGGTTCTGACCACCGAAGCCCTAGTGGTTGAAATTCCTGAACCGGAATCCTCCCCTCCTGGTGGTGGTGCCGGCATGGGTGGTATGGGCGGCATGGGAGGTATGGGTGGAATGGGCGGCATGGGGATGATGTAA